The Desulfurellaceae bacterium DNA window ACCCCAGACCGAGGTTGACACCATGCACCTCAGCGCCCGGCAACTGTCCCGGATCATTCACGACATCGAGGCCAGCGGCTACCAGGCGACCGCCTACTGGGTGGCCTGGCACATGAAGCTGGCCGCCCCGCTGGCGTGCGTGTTCCTGCCTGCGGTCGTCCTGTTCTTCGCCCTGAGCGGTCCCCCATTTCCCGGCCCGGCCCTGACCATCCTGGCCAGCTGCGGCCTGGGCATCGGTTCGATTCTGTTAAGCGACGTGTTTGCCTCACTCGGCTACAATGCCTCAATTCCGCCCAGTCTGGCCGGCTGGGGACCGTCTTCCGTTCTGTTTGCGCTGGCCACCATCTTCGCCGTTCGCAGCCAAACGTTCGACACACCCGAGAGAGTGATATGACGCAACAGCTCCAGCCCGAGGATGCCCACAACACCACCCTGCTCGGCCATGTCCATCCTGCGGACTGGATCAACCCGGAGCCGGCCCTGCGCTACAATCTGGTCGTTATCGGAGCGGGCACGGCCGGCCTGGTCACGGCGGCGGGGGCGGCCGGCCTAGGCGCTAAGGTCGCCCTGGTCGAACGCGAGCTGATGGGCGGAGACTGCCTGAACGTCGGCTGTGTGCCGTCAAAAGCCCTGCTGCGGGCGGCTCGGGCGTATGCCGACGTGCGCGACGCGGGACAGTTCGGCGTTGTGGTTCCCGACGGCACGCAGGTCGACTTTCCGGCGGTCATGGAGCGCATGCGACGCCTGCGAGCCCAGTTGAGCGCCAAAGACTCGGCAACCCGCTTTCAGGGTCTGGGGGTGGATGTCTTTCTGGGCGAGGGGCGCTTTATTGACAGCGAAACGGTCGCCGTCGGGGAGCAGCGTCTGCGCTTTCGGCGGGCGGTCATTGCCACCGGCGCACGGGCGACCAGCCTGCCGATTCCAGGTTTGGCCGAGGCCGGCTATCTGACCAATGAGACCGTTTTTTCGCTGACCAGCCTGCCCAAACGCCTGGCCGTGATCGGCGCCGGCCCGATCGGCTGCGAGCTGGCCCAGGCCTTCGCCCGCTTCGGTTCGCAGGTGTGCCTGCTCGAAGTCGCGCCCCAGATTTTGATTCGGGAGGATAGGGACGCGGCCGAACGTATCCAGGCCGCTCTGGTCAAGGACCGGGTCAATACGCTTGTCGGCTGCAACATCAGCCACATCAGCACCGATGGCGCCGAGAAAATCATTCACTTTGAACACCAAGGGTCTCAGACCAACATCAGGGTTGATGACATTCTGCTGGGAGTGGGGCGGGCGCCAAACGTGGAAGGACTCGACCTGGAACGCGTCGGCGTTTCCTACGATACCAAGGTCGGGGTGCGGGTCGACGACCACCTGCGGACCACCAACCCCCGTATTTATACGGCCGGGGATATTGGCTCGGTCTACAAGTTCACCCACATGGCCGACGCCCTGGCCCGGGTGGTGATCCAGAATACGCTGTTCAAGGGTCGGGCCAAGGCGAGCCGCCTGACCGTCCCGTGGTGCACCTATACCGACCCGGAGATCGCCCACGTCGGCCTGTACGAACACGAGGCAGACCAAAAAGGCGTAGCGCTCAACACCTTTGTCCAAGAGCTGGACGACGTGGACCGGGCGCTGCTGGACGGCGAGCCGGAGGGCTTTGTCAAAGTCCATACCCAGGCCGGCAGCGACAAAATTCTGGGAGCGACCATTGTCGCCCGCCACGCCGGTGAGATGATTTCCGAGCTGAGTCTGGCCATGGTCGGCGGGCTGGGCCTGAAAACGCTGGACCAGACCATCCATCCCTACCCCACCCAGGCCGAGGCGATCAAAAAAGTCGCCGGTGCCTACACCCGCACCCGCCTGACGCCACGCATCAAAGCGCTGTTCGAGACCTGGCTGGCCTGGACCCGCTGAGCGGACAGACAGTTTGGGATGGATGCAGCGAGGGGCTTATGCACGCAGCAAGCGTCGCTGGAGCAGGGTTTGCATGTCACGCCGCCCATCGGCGATCAGAAGCACGTAAACATCATTTCCCATCACCCGGTAGATGATGCGGTAGGGCTTGAAGAAAATTTCACGGTACTCCCGAATCCCAAGGTCCAGCAATTCCTTGGAGTAGTTTCCGCGCTGGGGATGCTCGGAGAGGCTCAGGAAGGCATTTTCGATCTGCTCCAGCACGTAATCCGCCCGGCCCGGCGCGTCGTACTGATCGATATAATCGCACAGTTCCTCCAGGTCGTGCGCCGCGTCATCGGTCAACTGCACCGGAAAGGCCATCAGCCAGCCTGTCGCCGTCCTCGCAGCCGGGCAACGACCTCGGTCGCAGGTTGGACTTGGTCCGCTTCGATCTGACGGTTTCCCAAGGCGAGGATTTTGAGCAGCGCAAGGGTCTCCTGGGTTTGCTCATAGCTGTCGATATCCTGCATGACCACCTTGGCTTCACCGTTCTGGGTGATGATCAAGGGGGCCTGCCGGTCTCTGAGCGTGCGCACAATCTCAGCGGCATGAGCCTTGAGGTAACTGATCGGCTTGATCTGGCTGGACAGTTTCATGGCATACCTCTCTTCAGACTGAATATAGACCACAAACAGGTCAAAGAACAAGCGCGATGCGCCGTCGCTGCTCGGTGGTCTGGAAGGCCGAGGTACTGTGACCCAGGCCCCAATTGAAAACGCGCGGGCGCCGTGGCAAAGTCGGCCCCCAGGGAGGTATGAGGACATGCGCATGATTCTTGTTGGCCCACCTGGGGCGGGCAAAGGCACCCAGGCGGCATTCCTGGTCGATACATTTCAGATTACGCATATTTCCAGCGGCGATATGCTGCGCGCCGCTGTTGCCGAGGGCACCCAGCTCGGCCAACAGGCCGACGGCTATATGAAAGCCGGCCAGCTCGTGCCGGACGAGTTGGTCATTGCCATGATTATCGAACGCATTGCCAAGCCGGACTGCGCCAAGGGGTTCATGCTGGACGGCTTTCCGCGCACCCGACCCCAGGCCGAGGCCCTGGATATCAACCTCAAAAACGCCGGCGTCAGCCTCGATACAGTCCTGCTGATCGAGGTGCCGGACGAACTGATCGTGGAGCGCATTACCGGCCGCCGCTCAGACCCCGAGACGGGCGAAATCTATCACCTGAGCTTCCGACCGCCGCCGCCCGACATTGCTGACCGGGTCATCCAGCGCAAGGACGATACGGCCGAAGCGTGTACCGCCCGGCTGGAGAAATACCACTCGGAGACCGCCCCGATCATCCCCTTCTATGAGGGACAGGGTCTGGTCAGGCGTGTTGACGGCAACGCCGCGCCCGAAGAAGTTACCCGACGCATCACGGCCGTGTTGAACGCCGGCTAGCGGTCGTCTGGGACAGACCCGCATGGACCGAGCGTGCCTGACCTGCCTCTCTGCCCTTGGCCGGTCCGTGGCCCGGGTAGGCCACGTTTTTGTCATACACAAACCGGTAGTGCCGGGGCCTGGAGTCGGCGATCTGTTCAAGCAGCATCCGGCCGGTCCGCTCTTCAAAAGCCTGGACCCAGCCGATGAGCAGGCGGGGGTTGAGATGCAGTCCCTTGAGTCCCACGCGGCGTTCAATACGCCTGGCCAGCCCAAAGGCCGTGAGTGGCCGCTGCGGCGGCGCCCGGTACGCCTCGGCCACATACTCGACGAGGCGCTCTTCGACCTGTTGCAGGGCTGCCCCAAACCCGAGGCCGATATCAATAGCCGGCATGCCACACCTTTCCGAGGCAGGCCCGGCGCATGAGAAAGCCTGCCCCGCTTGAATAGCCGCGGTTCACAGTGTAAGCCAAAAAAATGGGCGAAAAACAAGACCAGGAGACGCCGGTTGTGAGTGAGGAGCGGTCCTCCCCGGTCGTCCCCGAACCCGTCTTGGAGCCCGTCTTGGAGCCCGTCCTGGAGCCAGCGCCGGACGAGTCGGGTCAAGACCTTGCCCTGTATGACCCGCTCCAGCGCTATTTTGCGGCCATCGGGCGCTATCCGCTGCTGAGTCGGGAAGAAGAGCACGACCTGGCCGTTGAATACAAAGAGTACGGTGACCTGCGGGCCGCCTACCGTCTGGTGACCGGCAATTTACGGCTGGTGGTGAAACTGGCCCGGGAGTACCAGCACGCCAACGAGTTGCTGCTGGAGCTGATTCAAGAGGGCAATATGGGCCTCATGGAAGCGGTCCAGAAGTATGATCCCTACCGCGGGGTGCGCTTCCCGTCGTACGCGGTATGGTGGGTCCGGGCCTATATGCTGCGTTTCCTGCTCCAGAACTTTCGCCTGGTCCGCATCGCCACCACCCGGGCGCAGCGCAAACTCTTCTACAACCTGCGGCGCGAGAAGGACAGGCTGGAAGCCCAGGGCTTTGTTCCCAGCCCCAAGCTGATCGCCCACCGACTGGAGGTGTCAGAACACGATGTCATCGAAATGGAGCAACGCCTGGCCGCGCCCGACACCTCGCTCGACCGGCCTCTCAATGACACCGAATCGGGCGCTTCGCTGGGCGATATGGTTCCAGACCCGTCGGCCTCGCCCGAACGCCTGGTGGAAACCGCCCACGATCAGCGGCTGATACGGGAAC harbors:
- a CDS encoding mercuric reductase; protein product: MTQQLQPEDAHNTTLLGHVHPADWINPEPALRYNLVVIGAGTAGLVTAAGAAGLGAKVALVERELMGGDCLNVGCVPSKALLRAARAYADVRDAGQFGVVVPDGTQVDFPAVMERMRRLRAQLSAKDSATRFQGLGVDVFLGEGRFIDSETVAVGEQRLRFRRAVIATGARATSLPIPGLAEAGYLTNETVFSLTSLPKRLAVIGAGPIGCELAQAFARFGSQVCLLEVAPQILIREDRDAAERIQAALVKDRVNTLVGCNISHISTDGAEKIIHFEHQGSQTNIRVDDILLGVGRAPNVEGLDLERVGVSYDTKVGVRVDDHLRTTNPRIYTAGDIGSVYKFTHMADALARVVIQNTLFKGRAKASRLTVPWCTYTDPEIAHVGLYEHEADQKGVALNTFVQELDDVDRALLDGEPEGFVKVHTQAGSDKILGATIVARHAGEMISELSLAMVGGLGLKTLDQTIHPYPTQAEAIKKVAGAYTRTRLTPRIKALFETWLAWTR
- a CDS encoding type II toxin-antitoxin system RelE/ParE family toxin, yielding MAFPVQLTDDAAHDLEELCDYIDQYDAPGRADYVLEQIENAFLSLSEHPQRGNYSKELLDLGIREYREIFFKPYRIIYRVMGNDVYVLLIADGRRDMQTLLQRRLLRA
- a CDS encoding type II toxin-antitoxin system Phd/YefM family antitoxin yields the protein MKLSSQIKPISYLKAHAAEIVRTLRDRQAPLIITQNGEAKVVMQDIDSYEQTQETLALLKILALGNRQIEADQVQPATEVVARLRGRRQAG
- a CDS encoding adenylate kinase, which codes for MILVGPPGAGKGTQAAFLVDTFQITHISSGDMLRAAVAEGTQLGQQADGYMKAGQLVPDELVIAMIIERIAKPDCAKGFMLDGFPRTRPQAEALDINLKNAGVSLDTVLLIEVPDELIVERITGRRSDPETGEIYHLSFRPPPPDIADRVIQRKDDTAEACTARLEKYHSETAPIIPFYEGQGLVRRVDGNAAPEEVTRRITAVLNAG
- a CDS encoding RNA polymerase factor sigma-32, which produces MSEERSSPVVPEPVLEPVLEPVLEPAPDESGQDLALYDPLQRYFAAIGRYPLLSREEEHDLAVEYKEYGDLRAAYRLVTGNLRLVVKLAREYQHANELLLELIQEGNMGLMEAVQKYDPYRGVRFPSYAVWWVRAYMLRFLLQNFRLVRIATTRAQRKLFYNLRREKDRLEAQGFVPSPKLIAHRLEVSEHDVIEMEQRLAAPDTSLDRPLNDTESGASLGDMVPDPSASPERLVETAHDQRLIREHMAAFAEQLSGRDKVIYEQRLIADEPLTLQEIADQYGLSRERVRQVEAQIKKRLKAYLLDMFEDAEALAISFDDE